A genomic segment from Kineococcus rhizosphaerae encodes:
- a CDS encoding pilus assembly protein TadG-related protein: protein MRGRADVAVGAPRDEGRIALLSLAFGLLAVVLVLVVVSASAVHLQRKRLYAVADAAARDAADALDGRSYYSGGRVLLTDASVRGSVEGYVREHADVAGVVVGAGTGTPDGRRADVELVVVTAPPFTAFVPERFARVRITARSSAEAELR, encoded by the coding sequence GTGAGGGGCCGTGCGGACGTCGCGGTGGGGGCCCCGCGCGACGAGGGGCGCATCGCCCTGCTGTCCCTGGCCTTCGGGCTGCTGGCCGTGGTCCTCGTCCTCGTCGTCGTCTCCGCCTCGGCGGTGCACCTGCAGCGCAAGCGCCTCTACGCCGTGGCCGACGCCGCCGCCCGCGACGCCGCCGACGCCCTCGACGGGCGGTCCTACTACTCCGGGGGACGCGTCCTGCTCACCGACGCCTCGGTCCGCGGCAGCGTCGAGGGGTACGTGCGCGAGCACGCCGACGTCGCGGGCGTCGTCGTGGGCGCGGGCACCGGGACCCCCGACGGCCGGCGCGCCGACGTGGAGCTGGTGGTCGTGACCGCGCCACCGTTCACGGCGTTCGTGCCCGAGCGGTTCGCGCGGGTGCGGATCACGGCCCGCTCCAGCGCGGAGGCGGAGCTGCGCTGA
- a CDS encoding SDR family NAD(P)-dependent oxidoreductase — protein MELRDAAVLVTGAGGGLGRPLVEGLLAAGARVVTSSRSAPEVAGTHAVAADLRLPGEPERLVDEAVAHLGRLDGLVHAAGVVAFGPAADADDDLLDELFLADAIGPIRLLRAALPHLREGRDPFAVVLTGVVAERPQAGMAPYSAAKAALSAFVTALAREERSRVRVLDVRPPHTETGLATRPVAGTAPRLPQGLAPAEVAERVLRAVTDGERELSAEAFARRT, from the coding sequence GTGGAGCTACGCGACGCGGCCGTGCTGGTGACCGGGGCCGGCGGGGGGCTGGGACGCCCGCTGGTCGAGGGGCTGCTGGCCGCCGGGGCCCGGGTGGTCACGAGCAGCCGCAGCGCGCCTGAGGTCGCCGGCACGCACGCCGTGGCCGCCGACCTGCGGCTGCCGGGTGAGCCCGAGCGCCTCGTGGACGAGGCGGTGGCGCACCTGGGCCGGCTCGACGGGCTCGTGCACGCCGCCGGGGTGGTGGCCTTCGGCCCGGCCGCCGACGCCGACGACGACCTGCTCGACGAGCTGTTCCTGGCCGACGCGATCGGCCCCATCCGGCTGCTGCGCGCGGCCCTGCCGCACCTGCGGGAGGGCCGCGATCCGTTCGCGGTGGTGCTGACCGGCGTCGTCGCCGAGCGCCCGCAGGCCGGGATGGCCCCCTACTCCGCGGCCAAGGCCGCGCTGTCCGCCTTCGTCACGGCCCTGGCCCGCGAGGAACGCTCCCGCGTCCGGGTCCTCGACGTGCGGCCCCCGCACACCGAGACGGGGCTGGCGACCCGCCCGGTGGCCGGGACCGCCCCGCGGCTGCCGCAGGGGCTGGCGCCGGCCGAGGTGGCCGAGCGGGTGCTGCGGGCCGTGACCGACGGGGAGCGGGAACTGAGCGCGGAGGCCTTCGCGCGACGCACGTAG